In Tautonia marina, the DNA window CGAGCTTGCCCACGACGACCGACCCCTCGGCCGACTTCTGGAGGAGGAGCCCATGCTCCCGACCCGCCGCGCCCTCGTCCTGCTGGTCCTCGCCCTGATCGCGGCCTTGCCAGCCGGATCGACCCGAGCCGACGACCCCGCCGACGAACCGATCCGTCGCCTGCTCTTCGTTGCCGTGCCCGGCATCCGCAACTACCTCGAATACGGCGGCCACGGCCTGCTCGTCTTTGACATCGACGATGGCCACCGCTTCCTCAAGCGCATCCCGACCGGCGGCCTGAATTCCGAGGGAGAACCGATCAACGTCAAGGGCATCTGTGCCAGTGCGATCACCAACCGCCTTTACATCAGCACCATTACCACCCTCCAATGCCTTGACCTGAAAACTGAGCAGATTCTCTGGGAAATTCCCTACGAGGGTGGTTGCGACCGCATGTCCCTTTCCCCCGACGGCAAAACCCTCTACCTCCCCTCCTTCGAGAAGGCCCACTGGCACGTCGTCGATGCCCTCAGCGGTGACGTGATCGCCAAAATCGTTCCCGATTCGGGGGCTCACAACACGGTCTACGGCCTCGATGGGCGTTTTGCCTATCTTGCGGGCCTGCGGTCGAACCTGCTCACCGTTGCCGACACCTCGACCCACACCATCGCCAAAACGGTCGGCCCCTTCTCGCACTCAATCCGCCCGTTCACGGTCAACGGATCGCAGACGCGATGCTATGTCAATGTGAACGAGTTGCTTGGCTTCGAGATCGGCGACATCACCACCGGCGAGAAGCTCGCTCGCGTCGAGGTCCAGGGCTTCAACCGAGGCCCCGTCAAGCGGCACGGTTGCCCGAGCCACGGCGTCGGCCTGACGCCCGATGAGTCTGAAGTCTGGGTCGTCGATGCCTACAACCATCGCCTCCACATCTTCGACAACACCACCATGCCCCCCACCCAACGCGAGAGCATCGCCGTCCGCGACGAGCCCGGCTGGATCACCTTCAGCCTCGACGGCTCGATCGCTTGGCCCTCGACCGGCGACGTGATCGACGTGGCCTCCCGCCAGATCATCGCCACCCTGACCGACGAACACGGCAACCCCGTCATGAGCGAGAAGGTCGTCGAGATCCACTGGCAAGGGGACGAACCGATCCGCAACGGCGACCAGTTCGGGCTCGGGCGCGTCATGACCGACTGACGACGATCCCCGCCCCTTTCTTCCGATCAGGAGCAGCGTTCCCATGGCATCCGTCCGCGACTACGGCGCCGTCGGCGACGGCCAATCCGACGACACCGAGGCCCTTCGCCATGCCGTCGAGGCCGGTGACGGTTCACTCGAATTCGACCGAGGAACCTATCGGATCTCAGGAACGGTCGACATCCCACTCGACACCCACGGTGCACACGCCATCCGAGGCGACGGCACGGCCCGCATCGTGATGACCGCGGCGGGACCAGCCTTCCGCATCGTCGGCACCCACCGCGGGACCGCCGATCCCGGCTCGCTGACCGAATCCGTCGCCAACCGAGAGCGCCTGCCGACCGTCTCCGGTATCGAGATCGTCGGCGAGCACGACGGGGCCGTCGGCATCGAGCTGACGGGCACGATGGAAGCCACTCTTCACGCCGTCTTGATCCGTCAATGTCTCATCGGCGTTCATTTGACCAACCGCAACCGGAACGTCCTGATCAACGCCTGCCACATCTACCACGGCCGGGGACCAAGGGCGATCGGCGTCTTCTTCGACGCCGTGAACCTGCACCAGGCAATCATCGTCGGCAGCCACATCAGCTACCATCGTCACGCCGGCATCAAGATCGCCCGGAGCGAGATCCGGAACCTCCATATCACCGGCAACGACATCGAGTACAACCACGACGACCAGGACAACTCCCCCGATTCGGCCGACGTCTGGATCGACTCCAGAGAGGGGACCGTCCGCGAGGGGACGATCGCCTCGAACACGATTCAGGCCAAGCCGAGCCCCAACGGGTCGAACGTTCGCATTGAAGGCCCCGAGCGCGACGACTCGGCCGGGGCCGGGCTCTGGACGATCGTCGGCAACATCCTGCAAAGCCAGGAACGGAACCTCTGGCTCCGATTCTGCCGGGCCGTCACCGTGTCGGGCAACTCGTTTGCCTCGGCATCGCGTCATTCCATTGACATCGACGCATGTCGCATCATCAGTCTTGGATCAAACACGATCGACCACAATCCCGACTATCGAGGCTCGTTTCTCGATGGCATTGTCATCCGCCGATCCTCGGCCATCAACCTCAACGGCATGATCCTTGAAGGGGTCCGCGTCGGCCGCCCCGACCGCGGCGCGGCGATTGCCGTGAGCGACTCGGAGGCCATCACCATCGCCCACTGCCAGGTGCTCGATCCGACGGCTCGGGCGATCGAATTGAGCAACGTCCGATCCACAATGGTCGATGGTTGCACCCTGCTCGACCGCCGATCGGAACCCTCGATGACCGAGGCCATTCGCCTCCGTGGTCAGTGTTCCGGCGTGGCCATCCGGGGGAACCTCGTCACGGGAGGGCAGTCGGCCATTATCGCCGAGGCCGGAGACGCGATCGTGGTGGAGGGGAATCTCAGTGTCTGAGATTTCGAGTATCCTCAGGCGATCCCTTGGGTCATGGATGACGAAACGAGTCGAGACGTGAGCCGTCAAATGGCGACTCACGTCTCGACAAATCCGTCGCGAGCGGTTCCCGATCAGGGGGTAATCATTCCTCCACCGGTTCGCTCCTCTTCCTCAACCATCGCATCGTTTTCCTGGATTTCTTGCTTTTGTTCCTCGGTCAGCGGAGGGAGTTGCGACGGGTCGGTAATCGGCCCGTCCTCGGAACCACATCCCGCCAGACCAAGAACAATTGCCATGAGAAGAAATGACCGATTCATTGGAAAGTCCTTTTTTAGAATTGATTTTGAACCTTAGAATTCGTCGGCGCTGAGCGGTTCGCCGTCGTCGATCACGCAGAGTTTGCGGAAGGTCGAAGGATTCACCGTGAACTTGATGAATCGAACCGAGCCGTCACCCAGCAGGGCGTTCATGCCACCCGGGTGCGAGGCGCCGAACATCCGACGCCAGAGGGTGCCGCCGGTGTTCGGCTCCGAAGGAACGGAGCAATGTCCCTTCAGGGCCGGGGCCGCCGAATCGGCGATCGGGGGGAAGTGCCAGCGGATGTTGTCCTCGTCCCAACCGGAGTTGTTCCAGCGCTCGTTGTCGCCGCCGTCACTCCCCCATCGGTTATCGGGGAGGCTCTTCTCGGCGACGAGGATCGAGTTCGAGGTGCCGTCGCGGAAGTCGGCCAGCTTGCGAGTCGCACCCCGTCCACTCCAGACGATTGCCCCTCGCCGACGGCCCGTATTGCCCTGGTTCGGCGTCGCCCGTTCATCGCCGATCGGTCCCAGACCATTCGGCGGCAGCGGCAGGAACGGCGATTCCGTGCCCGAGCTCGTGCACTCGTAGGTTTCGCCCTGGAAGAACCCCGCGTTGCCGGCGTAGTCGTTCCGGGTAAATCCCGCCGATCCATAGCGTTCCAGCGATCGGCGGGTCGGGCAGTTGTAAATGGCGATCGAGACGCGAGCCACGTCATCCTCACCATTGAAGTTCGCAGGCCGTCCCCCGTGAATCGGAGGCGTGTCGAAGTTCGCCAGGTTGTAGACCTGCTGCATTTCGATATACGGGGTGATTTTGAAGAAGTGATTCCAGCCATCCGGGTGGGCGGCATTGCAGCACGTGGTCCCACCGTAGGTATCGATTCCGGGACGCTCGTCGTAGTTGTATCCGGCAGGATTCGGGGTCACGCCGTCCGAGGTCACTGCCTGCGGGCTGCCGTCATGAGGTCCCTGGGGCAGGAAGCCATTGGCACTCTCGAAGTTCATGAAGCCCAGGCCGATCTGCTTCAAGTTGTTCGTGCACTGGGCGCGCCGAGCCGCTTCCCGGGCACTCTGAACCGCCGGCAAGAGTAAGGCGATCAAGACTCCGATGATCGCGATGACCACCAGCAACTCAATCAGGGTGAAGGCACGACGATGGGGGGTACGACGAAGAAGGCAACGCACGAGTCAACGCTCCAGGGAGGGAATGCCTTTGCAGGCCGAGGTTGGGTAGGAGCCACAGTTATAGGCCAACTCTGTTTCAACTCGATGAGGCCAGCGTGAACATTGGATTAAACTTGCCGACTCGATCCCAACCACGAACACCGCCCCTTGAACGTTCCGAGAATTGAATATGAAGTTTCGTTGAAACTCCTGGACAGAGACGGTTTCCCTGGTATTCTCCCTGGATTCCCGCCAATTCCCCCACGGCTTCCCCGCCTCTCCCACGGAGTTTTTGCCATGATCAACCTTCGTATCGTTGGCTCCTCCCTTTGTTTGAGTGTCTTGATTGGTGTCGCGGCCCAGGCCCAGACCGCCGAATCTCCGGTTTACAAAAGCTGGGCTCAGGTCCCGGTCGGAACCCGCATGATCCAAAAAACGGTCTCGGTCGGATCGGACGGGAGTACCGTAGAGTCGAAAACGATCCAGACCTTGCAATCGATCGACGACGACGTGGCGACCGTGGAGCAGATCTATGTGGACCCGCAGGGGGAGGAGTTCACCCAGGTCTTTCGACACCGGCGCAAGGTTCTGCTGCTTCCCGGGGTCAAGGCGGAAAACCTCGGCATTCCGGCCAACGCGACCGACCAGGGCGCGGAAACCCTCCAGATCGCCGGCCGGGAATTCGAAACGAAATGGTACGACACCACCGGCCAGGCCGAGGCCGGCACCATGTTGATCCGGACCTGGTACTCCAACAAGGTGCCCGGCCTGATCGTCAAGTCGTTCACCCGGATCGAGGGTTTCCCCTCCACCACCACCATCGAGCTGGTCGATCTCATTCGTCCCGGCTCGTGATTGATCGAGCTGATCGTGCGGCCCCCGAGCCGCACCACGGCCCGGCAACTTCGCTCGGCCTTGCCCTGGTGCGGAGCAATTGAGGTGAACCCAGCCCTCGGCCACTTGCCCACCGACCGTCGAATCGGTGGGCAAGACGAGGCATGTCTGCCCAAAGAGACGCAACATGATTTTTTGAATAAAGGGCTTTTAAGAAATCCAAGTTTGAATGATCGAATTTTATTGCAAGCCAGGATCGTTAAATTGCGTGAGACGTTTTGAAGAATGAAGCCAGGTTGATCAGGCGCACTCGGAGCGATCGGATCGGCCTCGACCGCGGATCGGGCCGTATTCGACCCGGGCCAGCGCGGTCGGGTCGATGTGAGTTTGGGCAGCGCGACGGACGGCGTCTGGCGTGATCCGGGCCAGGCGAGACGGCAGGCGGATCGGGGTGTCGAGGGGCAATCCGTAGTAGGCGAGATCGACGAGCCGTTCGGACCGCTGGTTGACGGACTGATAGTCGAAGACCCAGGAACCGCGCAGGTAGTGAATCGCCTGGGCCACCTCGTCGTCGCTAAAGGCCCCTTGATGGAGGGCCTGGATCTGGTCGAGGACGGCGGCGGTGGCCAGGTCGGCCTCGGCCGGGCCGGTGCCGACGTAGACGCGGAACAAGCCCGGTGCGCGATCGGCCGAGTCGGTCATGCCGCCCGAGACGTTGTAGGCCAGTCCCAGGTCGTCGCGCAAGGTGGCATTCAGGCGGTCGGTGAAACCAGGGCCGGAGCCGAAAATGTGGTCGAGCACGGCCAGGGTCTCAAAGTCGGGGTGGCACCGTTCCACGCCGAGGTGACCGATCATCAAATGCACTTGTTCCCCCGGATGGTCGACCCGACGCAGCCGGGGGCGGGTTGATCGGACCGGAAACGGCACCGACGCCGGAGGAATGCCGCTGGGCGTCCAGTCACCGAAATGGCGAGCCAGCAACGTCCGAAGGGTTCGCGGATCATAATCCCCCACCACGACCATCACGGCGTTGTCTGGCGCAAAGAACTGGCGATGATGCGCCAGCACGTCGGCACGAGTGAGCGCGGAAAGCTGCCGAGGTGTCCCTCGGGGATCTCGGGCGTAGGGGTGATCGCCGTAAACGAGACTCCGGAAGATCAGATCGGCTCGGAAGGCCGGGTCGTCGCGATCGCCCCGCAATTCGGCCACGGTGCGACGGCGGGCCCAGTCCACCGCGTCGTCGGGGAAGGTCGGTCGGCGGACGAGGTCGGCCAGCACCTCGACGCCGAGGGCCAGGTCTTCGGCTCGCATCTGGAGCGAGGCCCCCGTGGATCCTGCGTCAAGGACTGCGCCGACATCCTCGACCGCCTCGGCCAGTTGCTCGGCCGAGTGGCGGGCGGTCCCTTCTTCGAGTAACCGGCCGGTCAGATAGGCGGCGCCGGGGACCGCTTCGCGTGTCGAGTCGGCATCAATGAAGAGCTCAAGGGCAACGACCCCCGCGCCGGGGTGTCGTTCGGTGATGATCCGAAGCCCGTTGGCGAGGAACCGGGAACGAGGTCGATAGTTCGGCAGGGTCGGAGCCGATCCGGCGGCCACGCCAAGGGGCAACTCGGACATCGGGCAGGTTGATCGGGCCGAGGCGGGGGAAGCGACCGGAGGAGACGGCGGAACCTGCGGCGACGTCGCGGGAAGCATGGCGAGCGTCGAGCGGCCCGATCGGGGACGCGCCCAGCCGACCGTCTCCCGGGATTCGGCCAGGTAGGCCGAAGCGACGCGGCGGATGTCGTCGGCCGAGACGGCCAGGGCGGCACGGTGCGATTCAAGCCAGTCGGTCCAGCGTCCCCAAAGGGCCGTCACGCCGAGGCCACCGACCAGGCCCGGCAGGTCGTCTTGCTGCCATCGCCAGGCGGCTTCCAGGCGGCGCCGGGAGCGGAGCAATTCCTCGGGAGTCGGTCCCTCGACGGTCAGGCGGTCCAGCTCGCGGCGGACAACGCCTTCGATGCGCTTGGGATCGACGCCGGGAACGGCCTCGATCTGCACGACCAGTTGACCGGCCAGGTGGGCCGGATCGTGCATCGCATCAACGTACGTCGCCATCTGGCCGCTTTCAACCAGGGTTTCCCAGAGCCGAGAGCGGCGGCCGCAGGTGAGCAGGTCGGCCAGAACTCCCAGGGCCGGGGCGTCGGAATGGCCTCGGGGGACGGTGTGCCAGCCGATCAGGCCGCGGGCGATGGCGTCGGGCTCGACCAGCTCAAAGCGTCGCCGCTCGACCTGCGAGGGCTCGACCTCGGGAACGTCTGGGCGGATCAGGCGGCCGGCGGGAATCTGACCGAAGCCGTGGGCCACGGCGTCGAAGACCCGGTCGGCCTCCAGGTCGCCGGCCAGCACGAGCACGGTGCCGTCGGGTCGGTAATGCTGGTCGTAGAAGGTTCGAAGGTCGTCAATCGAGATCTCGGCCAGGTCTTCGGGCCAGCCGATGATCGGATTGCGATACGGGTGGTCGTGGTAGCAGTGCAGAAGGAACTGCTCGTCGAGCCGGCCCGAGGGGGAATCCATCTCTCGGGCCCGTTCTTCCTGAATGACGTGGCGTTCCGATTCGATCTCCAGAGGGTCGAACAAGGCCCCTCTCATCCGGTCGGCTTCGAGTTCGAGAGCCAGCTCCCAGCGATCTCGGGGGAAGCGAAACCAGTAGTGGGTGCAATCCTCGTCGGTCTCGGCGTTAACCTCACCGGCCGAGACGAAGGTGAGGCGGTCAATGAGCCCCTTGGGGAAGCGTTTGGTCCCCTTGAACAGCATGTGTTCAACGAAGTGGGCCAGGCCGGATTTTCCCGCCGGCTCATCGACCGAGCCGACCGGATAGTACAAATCGCAGACGACGACCGCGGCGCTGGGCCGGGGAAGCACGAGCACGCGCATCCCGTTCTCCAGCACCCGTTCGACGACGGGAAGCTGACCATGATGGACCGGGAGGGCCTCGGCGGTCCGACGTCGGGCCATGACTGCCCCCCTCCTGCACAGAGTTGTCGCGTGGCGGCGCGGCGGACGGGATTGCAAACCGCCCAGACTGACCCGGCTCGGTCCCAATCCCGCGTGGAGATTCCGATACCCTTCCAGTTTATCATCCCGGCCGTCGCTCGGCGATGGCACCCGCCACCGGTTCTCGACCGAGTGCAGTCTTCGCGTAACCTTTGCCGCCGCAATGCAGGTAAACCGATTGCCGAGGGCACTGGGAGCGCTCGGAGCGCTCCGAGACCTTGACCAGAGAAGTTTGACACAACCTCCGATCTTGGAAGAGGTTTGAACCTCCGGGCTCCGATCGGGGACCGGCCGAAAATGGGTTCGTTCCGTTGCGGAGCGCTCCGGGAGCGCAGGCATCGGGAATCGCTCGCGGTGGAGTTGCAGGGCAAGGTGATCGAAGGGTGAGCCGGGCTCGACGATCCGATCCCGAACCGGACCAAATCGGGATCGGTGCGCGCGCCGCCGCTCGAATCGGAGCCCAGACGATTTCGATGCAATCTGTTTTGCGACAGAAGGTTCCGCCGTTTTCCCAACGAACCAGAAAGGCAGAAAATGGGTTCGCTTCGTCACGGCGCCCCCGAGACAACGCGGTCGCAACGCGAGCCTTGTGCAGCGATCACCAGGGGAGATGAAAGAAATGCACACAAACATTTATGCACGCAAGCAACATTTCCAGAGGATCGGTTTCAATACGTTCGATACGACGGCAAGGGCCAGGAGTCTGGGACACGGTTTGAAGATCACAGGACCAACAGAAATCATCGGGGAATTGGGGAGGCTCAGTCACTTTGAATGTGAGAAGGTCGAGGAGGGTTGGGGATACGCGGATCGGAGTGCTGGGGAGCGAGGGATTGCCGGTCGGGGCGGAGGGGGGAACAATGGGGGCATTCTTGCCCAGGTGATGGCGGTCGGACCGAGGCGATCGAAGCGACATGAGTGACGCAAGTAACCCACCCGAACGGCGATGGAGCCCGTTGTCCCTCCGAGAGCGGAGGGTGCTGGGCGTGCTGGTCGAGAAGCAGAAGACAACGCCGGATGTCTACCCGATGTCGATTGCGGGCATCGTGACCGGGTGCAATCAGAAGTCGAACCGCGATCCGGTGACGAGCTACGATGCCGACGACGTGGAAGAGATCCTCATCGGCCTCCGGAAGAAAGGGGCCGCGATTCAGGTCGAAGGGAGCGGCCGGGTCGAGAAGTGGCGGCATAACCTTTATGAGTGGCTCGACTTGCGAGGCCAGGGCATGGCGATGGCCGTCCTGGCCGAGCTGATGCTTCGAGGCGCCCAGACCGTCGGCGAGCTGCGCGGGCGGGCCGCCCGGATGGACCCGATTCCGGACCTGGAGACCTTGCAGCCGATCCTGGAGATGCTGGCCGAGCGGGGCCTGGTCGTCTTCCTGACCCCTCCCGGTCAGCGCAGAGGGGTGACGGTCACGCATGGCCTGATGCCGCCCGAGGAGCTGGATCGGGTCCGACAGAGTGTCGCCTCGGCGAGCGACCGTGATAACGACGAGCCGCGACCGGCGCGGTCGAGCGGCGGCGCGGCGTCGGCCGGCCTGGCGGCCGAGGTCGCGAGCCTGCGGGCCGAACTGGAGGCGCTTCGGGGGATCGTGGAGACCCTTTCGACCGACGTGAAAACGTTGAAAGCGTCACTCGGTGAGTGATCGGGGTCTGGGAGGGCCATCGATGCTGATCGATCGATGGAAGCGTCATCGCCTGAGGGTGTTCGCCGTCGTCGGTACCGCGCTGATGCTCGTCGGTGGCCTGGTCAAGTGGGTGGGGTTCGAGGAGGCAGGCCGCGCTCTGCTTCTCGTCCTTTGGGGACTTGGCACCGTGCTGATCGTGCTGATCGTCGCCGACGTGACGGTCCACGCCCTGCTCGGCCGGGGGCAGGCCTGCATGACCTGCGGCCATGTCCGGCCCCTCAGGTCATTCCGTCCGGCAGGCCCCTGCCCCAGGTGCGGCGA includes these proteins:
- a CDS encoding YncE family protein; this translates as MLPTRRALVLLVLALIAALPAGSTRADDPADEPIRRLLFVAVPGIRNYLEYGGHGLLVFDIDDGHRFLKRIPTGGLNSEGEPINVKGICASAITNRLYISTITTLQCLDLKTEQILWEIPYEGGCDRMSLSPDGKTLYLPSFEKAHWHVVDALSGDVIAKIVPDSGAHNTVYGLDGRFAYLAGLRSNLLTVADTSTHTIAKTVGPFSHSIRPFTVNGSQTRCYVNVNELLGFEIGDITTGEKLARVEVQGFNRGPVKRHGCPSHGVGLTPDESEVWVVDAYNHRLHIFDNTTMPPTQRESIAVRDEPGWITFSLDGSIAWPSTGDVIDVASRQIIATLTDEHGNPVMSEKVVEIHWQGDEPIRNGDQFGLGRVMTD
- a CDS encoding right-handed parallel beta-helix repeat-containing protein encodes the protein MASVRDYGAVGDGQSDDTEALRHAVEAGDGSLEFDRGTYRISGTVDIPLDTHGAHAIRGDGTARIVMTAAGPAFRIVGTHRGTADPGSLTESVANRERLPTVSGIEIVGEHDGAVGIELTGTMEATLHAVLIRQCLIGVHLTNRNRNVLINACHIYHGRGPRAIGVFFDAVNLHQAIIVGSHISYHRHAGIKIARSEIRNLHITGNDIEYNHDDQDNSPDSADVWIDSREGTVREGTIASNTIQAKPSPNGSNVRIEGPERDDSAGAGLWTIVGNILQSQERNLWLRFCRAVTVSGNSFASASRHSIDIDACRIISLGSNTIDHNPDYRGSFLDGIVIRRSSAINLNGMILEGVRVGRPDRGAAIAVSDSEAITIAHCQVLDPTARAIELSNVRSTMVDGCTLLDRRSEPSMTEAIRLRGQCSGVAIRGNLVTGGQSAIIAEAGDAIVVEGNLSV
- a CDS encoding DUF1559 domain-containing protein, yielding MRCLLRRTPHRRAFTLIELLVVIAIIGVLIALLLPAVQSAREAARRAQCTNNLKQIGLGFMNFESANGFLPQGPHDGSPQAVTSDGVTPNPAGYNYDERPGIDTYGGTTCCNAAHPDGWNHFFKITPYIEMQQVYNLANFDTPPIHGGRPANFNGEDDVARVSIAIYNCPTRRSLERYGSAGFTRNDYAGNAGFFQGETYECTSSGTESPFLPLPPNGLGPIGDERATPNQGNTGRRRGAIVWSGRGATRKLADFRDGTSNSILVAEKSLPDNRWGSDGGDNERWNNSGWDEDNIRWHFPPIADSAAPALKGHCSVPSEPNTGGTLWRRMFGASHPGGMNALLGDGSVRFIKFTVNPSTFRKLCVIDDGEPLSADEF
- a CDS encoding M16 family metallopeptidase gives rise to the protein MARRRTAEALPVHHGQLPVVERVLENGMRVLVLPRPSAAVVVCDLYYPVGSVDEPAGKSGLAHFVEHMLFKGTKRFPKGLIDRLTFVSAGEVNAETDEDCTHYWFRFPRDRWELALELEADRMRGALFDPLEIESERHVIQEERAREMDSPSGRLDEQFLLHCYHDHPYRNPIIGWPEDLAEISIDDLRTFYDQHYRPDGTVLVLAGDLEADRVFDAVAHGFGQIPAGRLIRPDVPEVEPSQVERRRFELVEPDAIARGLIGWHTVPRGHSDAPALGVLADLLTCGRRSRLWETLVESGQMATYVDAMHDPAHLAGQLVVQIEAVPGVDPKRIEGVVRRELDRLTVEGPTPEELLRSRRRLEAAWRWQQDDLPGLVGGLGVTALWGRWTDWLESHRAALAVSADDIRRVASAYLAESRETVGWARPRSGRSTLAMLPATSPQVPPSPPVASPASARSTCPMSELPLGVAAGSAPTLPNYRPRSRFLANGLRIITERHPGAGVVALELFIDADSTREAVPGAAYLTGRLLEEGTARHSAEQLAEAVEDVGAVLDAGSTGASLQMRAEDLALGVEVLADLVRRPTFPDDAVDWARRRTVAELRGDRDDPAFRADLIFRSLVYGDHPYARDPRGTPRQLSALTRADVLAHHRQFFAPDNAVMVVVGDYDPRTLRTLLARHFGDWTPSGIPPASVPFPVRSTRPRLRRVDHPGEQVHLMIGHLGVERCHPDFETLAVLDHIFGSGPGFTDRLNATLRDDLGLAYNVSGGMTDSADRAPGLFRVYVGTGPAEADLATAAVLDQIQALHQGAFSDDEVAQAIHYLRGSWVFDYQSVNQRSERLVDLAYYGLPLDTPIRLPSRLARITPDAVRRAAQTHIDPTALARVEYGPIRGRGRSDRSECA
- a CDS encoding YceH family protein — translated: MSDASNPPERRWSPLSLRERRVLGVLVEKQKTTPDVYPMSIAGIVTGCNQKSNRDPVTSYDADDVEEILIGLRKKGAAIQVEGSGRVEKWRHNLYEWLDLRGQGMAMAVLAELMLRGAQTVGELRGRAARMDPIPDLETLQPILEMLAERGLVVFLTPPGQRRGVTVTHGLMPPEELDRVRQSVASASDRDNDEPRPARSSGGAASAGLAAEVASLRAELEALRGIVETLSTDVKTLKASLGE